The nucleotide window ACATCGACCTGATTGTGTGCGGGTCGGTGGCGGTGAACCGACAGGGGGCGAGGCTGGGAAAGGGTGGGGGATTTTCGGACCTGGAGTACGCGCTGGCGGTGCAGAGCGAGAAGGCGGGGCCGAGGACGCCCATACTGACCACGGCGCATTCGATACAGGTGGTGCGAGAGGAGATACCGCTGCTGGCGCACGATATTACGCTGGACTACATTGTGACGCCTGAGGAGGTTATTGAGTGCCCCGGCGGGCTGCCGAGGCCGAAGGGGATTTACTGGGAGATGCTGCCGGAGGAAAAGATTGGGGAGGTGCCAGTGCTGCAGAGGCTGAGGGAGAAGGCGGAGAAGGGGTAGGAGATATTGTCGCGCGCCGAGCTGAAGGTGGGGATGCCGGTGTCCTTGACGGGGGCATTTGCGCCTATGGGCCGGCAGGCGCTGGCGGGGGTGCGAAAGTGGGTAGAGTGGGCCAACGGGCGGGGCGGCGTTTCTGTGGAGGCGGGGAGGCCGCGGCGGCCTGTGAGGCTTGTGCATTACGATGATGGAGGCCGCAAGGCTGGCGTTCGCGAAGCTGTCCTCAAACTAATCGAAAAGGACAAAGTCGACCTGCTTTTGGGCCGTATTCCAGCGCGCTGACGCTGGAAGCGATATCGGCGGCGAGAGAGAGGGGCCGGGTGGTTTGGAACCACGGTGGGGCGTCGGACGAGGCGTTTGGGCCGATGGTGGTGAGCGTGCTGACGCCGGCGAGCCGATATTTTCACGGGGTGCTGGACATGGCGCGGGCGCGGGTTCCGGAGGCGAAGCGGGTTGCCATTGTTAGTTCATCTAAGGGTCCGTTTGCCAAGTCGCTGCTGGAGGGGGCGAAGGCGCATGTGGGGAGGTTGGGGTTGGAGGTGGGGTACGAGGCTACGTACCAGCCGCTGGTGGGAGATTTGGAGCATGTGGTGAAGGGGCTGCGGAAGGTTGAGGCTGACATAATCTTGTCGGTGGGGCGGCTGGAGGACGACGTGCGGCTGGCGAGGCTGATGATGGAGGAGGGGGTGACAGCTAAGGTGGTTGGGATGGTGGGAGCATCAACGGCGGCGTTTAAAGAGGCGCTGGGGAAGGAGGCGGGCCGGTTTGTGGCGCCGAGCCAGTGGGAGGATAAGGGCTCGTACACGCCGGACGTGGGGCCTAGGGCGGAGGAGTTGGGGTTGAAAGGGGCGGAGTACCCGGGGGCACAGGCGTGCGCGATGGGACTTATCGCGGAGAGGTGTGTGGAGTTGGCGGAGACGCTTGATGATGAGGCCTTGTGGGAAGTGGCACTGACGCTGGACTGCACGACGTTTTATGGTCGGTTCAGGGTGGATGATGTGGGGAGGCAGGTGGGGCATGGGATGGTGGTGGTGCGGTGGGAAGGTGGGGAGAGGCGGGTGGTGTGGCCCGTGGAAGCGGAGAGGGGGAGGTTTATAGCGGGAGGGTAGGGCGTGTGGTAGCATGGCGCCGACGTGAACGCTGGTTGTTGAAAGGAGCGCTATGCCACGAATACAGATACCTGAGCGCAAGGACTTGTCGAAGGAAGGGCAGGCCGCGTGGGACAGTTATCTTGCCAGTCGGGGTAAGATGGCGACTAATTTCAAGGCTTTCGCCTATAGCGGCGTGCTGATGGAGCGGCTGGCGGACCTGGGGGCGTATTTAAGGTTCCAGGGGCCGCTGCCGCAGGACTTGAGGGAGACAGCGATTATCGTGACGGCGCGGCATATGGACGCGCATTTTGTGTGGACGGCCCACGCGCCGGCGGCGAAGCGGGAGGGGGTGAAGGAGGAGGTGATATCGGCGATACAGAGGCGTCGGACGATACCGGAGTCGGCGACGGGGGCGCAGAAGGCGGTGGTGCGGTTCGCCCAGTCGCTGCTGACGAAGCATGACGTGGAGGATGGGTTGTTCGAGGAGGTGAAGGGGTATGTGGGGGTGCAGGGGTTAATCGACCTGTCGATGCTTATCGGGTATTACGTGACGGTGGGGCTGACGAGCAATGCGCTGGGGATACAGGCGGAGCCGGGGTCGAAGCCGACGCTGGATGGGTAGGGGGTAATGAATAGCCTTGACTCTGTCTAACGCAGACAACCACCCTAGCTCTGCCCTCGAGGTGTATTATGCGCAATACGCTCCTGATCATATGCGGGATACCATCCCCTTATCCCCTTCCTGCTGGAAGGGGAAGAGAAATTAGGATCACCTCATTACCCTCTAGCTCCCTCTTCTCCTTTGCAATAGGAGAAGAGGGAGGACCAGATGGGAGACACCCCACCAATTGAAATTGCTCGTGGTTTTTCGTAAGCCGAGTCATGAATGTGATCACGCATCTTGAGAAGGGAGAGAGCAAAAGCTCAGACCGCAGAAGCCCGGGTTACAAGGGTTGACTTAACGGAGAATTTAAGTGAGGAGATGGAAAATGCTAACCAATGCTAGTTATATATGGATTGTGAGCATGAACGTGTTGCCGGAGCATGAGGAGGAGTTCAATCGGATTTACGATGAGGAGCATGTGCCGGCGGTGATGAAGGCGCCGGGGATGGTAAGCGCGGCGCGGTTCAGGACGGAGGAGCCGAGTGTGCCTCGATACGCGGCGATATATGAAATCGCGGACCCGAAGGCGCCGATGTCGAAGGAGTTTCGGGCGCTGGCGGACAGCGGAGAGTGGCCGCACCGGGTGAGGCCGTACACTAGCAACCACTCGAGGGTGGTGTATAAGAGGATTTACCCGAAGAGGTAGGGAGCGGCGACTGACGTTGGCTCTCTTGTGGGCGAGAAGAGTGCGAGGCGCGTCGATGGAATGCCAAGGTAGGCCGCCGTCATAACAGATTCTTCGACTGCGTCCGACTACAGACTTCGCTCAGAATGACAAAACTAGCCTCGGTAATGTAAAAGAGGTGCGGCGGCGGACGCGTCGATTAGTGTCTGTGTAGATTGCGGTTGACACGTTTTTATTGGAAGCGCACAATCGCAGCATTACGACGGGGGGATGGTTATGAAGCGGTCGGAACTGCCTTTTCTGACGGTTGCTGAACAGTCCAAGCTTCTGAAGGCGAAGAAGCTGTCGCCGGTGGAGATTACCGAGGCGTATTTGGAGCGTATCGAGGAGCTGAACCCTAAGGTTGCCGCATATATTACCGTGGCGTCGGACTCGGCGATGAAGACGGCGAAGAAGGCGGAGGGGGAGATAGCCAAGGGGGAGTACAAAGGGCCGCTGCACGGAGTGCCGTTTGCGGTCAAGGACCAGATGTGGACTAAAGGCGTGCGCACGACCAACGCATCGACGCTGCTGAAGGACTTTGTGCCCGACGAGGACGCGACGATAATCGCTCGCTTGAAGGAATCGGGGGGAGTGCTGCTGGGGAAGCTGAACATGAGCGAGTTCGCGTCGGGGGGACGGTTCAAGTATCCCTACGGCATACCGCGCAACCCGTGGAACACGGACTACCAGCCGGGCTCGTCCAGCTCGGGGTCAGGGGTGGCGACGGCGGCGTCGATGTGCGCGACGTCGCTGGGGGAGGACACGTCGGGGTCGATACGACATCCGTCGTCGTGGAGCGGGGTGGTGGGGCTTCGGCCCACGTGGGGCCGGCTGAGTCGGCATCGTTTGTATGGCGTTATCTGGTCGATGGACCAGGCGGGGCCGATGTCGAGGACGGTGGAAGACTGCGCGATGACGCTACAGGCGGTGGCGGGGTACGACCCCAAGGACCCCTACACGTCCAAGGAGCCGGTGCCGGACTATCGCAAGGCGCTGACGGGGAAGGTGAAGGGGCTGAAGGTGGGGCTGGTGAACGAGCTGACGTACGACGAACAGGTGGTCCCGGACGTGCGAAACGCGACGCTGGAGGCGGTGTCGGTGCTGAAGAAGCTGGGGGCGGAGGTGGAAGAGGTGTCGGTGCCGCTGTCGCCCATGGCGCGGGTGATATTTTACGCGCACATGTACGTGGAGATGCCGGCGCTGTACGACGACTGGGTACACAATCGACTGGAGGAGTTCGACTACGACGCGCAGGTGAAGTACCTGACGGGGCTGAGCCTGCCGGCGCAGTACTATTACAAGATACAGCGGCTTCGTGGGATGCTGCGGCAGCAGGTGCTGGACGCGCTGTCGTATTACGACGTACTGGTGTCGCCGACGATGCGGGTGCCGGCGCCGAAGATTGAGAAGTACAAAATGCCGACGAGCGTGGAGGAATCGAAGCGCTTGTTGACGCACGGGCCGGACCAGACGCCGACGGTGCCGCTAAGCAGCGTGCCGGCGCTGAGCGTGCCGTGCGGGTTTACCAAGACTGGGACGAAGGGGCTGCCGATTGGGCTGCAGATTATCGGGAGGCCGTTTGAGGAGGCGACGATTTTGAATGCGGCGTACGCGTATGAGCAGGCGACGCCGTGGCATAAGGAGAGGCCGAAGATTTAAGAGTAGGGGAAGGAAGAACCCACTATCTTGATCAAGTTGTGTGCCCAACCGCACCCTGATAGGCTGCGCTGGTAACTTTGTGAAGCACACGGAGTACCATAGATACACGACAATTGCTTGATAAATAAGTTAAACGCTATTAGAGAGAAGGAAACTTGACTGGAACTAAACCAGCCCTCGCCCTTCGACAAGCTCAGGGTGAGCGGAACAAGATGGAAAGTCGCGGGCTAGAGGTTGCATTTATTTAGATGAGGAGGCGGCGATGACGTACAAGGGAATTAAGCAATGGTTGAAGACGGAGACGTTTGATTCGCTGCGGGCGGAGGCGCTGGACGCGCTGTGGTTCCCGTTTCAGCAGTGGAAGGATGTGGCCGCGCAGGGTGGGCTTCGTGTGATAACGGAGGGGAAGGGCGCAAAGATTAAGGATTTTCAAGGCAAGGAGTATTACGACGGATTTGCGGGGCTGGTGCTGGTGAACGTGGGGTATGGCCGGGAGGAGATAGCCAAGGCGGTTTATGACCAGGTGAAGACGCTGCACTATGCCAACGCCTTCGCGTACACGACAGTGCCGACCATAAAGCTGTCGAAGAAGGTGGCGTCGATGATGCCGGGGGACTTGAACAAGGTGTTTTTCACCAGCGGCGGGTCGGAGGCGGTGGAGACGGCGCTGAAGATGGCGAGGCAGTATTTCGTGAACATTGGCCAGCCGAAGCGGCACAAGTTCATCGCGCGGCAGACGTCGTACCACGGGGTGAGCATCGGCGCGACGGCGGTAAACTCGGCGCCGCAGGTCAAGCGGCAACTTTTCGAGCCTATTTTGCCCACCAACGTGCGGTTTGCGCCCCAGCCGCTGTCGTACGCCACGGGAGAGACGCCGTCGCAGTGCGCGATTCGATGCGCCAAAGCTGTCGAGGAGATAATTTTGAAGGAAGGGCCGGAGACGGTGGCGGCGGTCATCGGCGAGCCGATATCGCTGTCGGCGGGGGTGGCGGTGCCTGGAGACGAGTACTGGCCCATGCTGCGGCAGATATGCGACAAGTACGGGGTGCTGCTCATTGCCGACGAGGTGATAAACGGGTTCGGGAGGACGGGGACGATGTTCGCCATCGAGCAATTCGGTATGGTGCCGGACATGCTGACGGTGGCGAAGGGCATCACCAGCGGCTACCAGCCTATGGGGGCGTGCATCGCGAGGACGCACATCGCCGAGGCGTTTGTGGGCGGGGCGGAGAAGACCTTCGGCCACGGGTACACCTACAGCGGGCACCCGGCGGCGGCGGCGGCGGGGCTGGTGAACATCGATATTCTAGAGCGGGAGAAGCTGGCGGAGAACTCGGCCAAGATGGGGCAGTACCTGCTGGACCGGCTGGCGCCGCTGAAGGAGCACCCGACGGTGGGGGATATTAGAGGGCGGGGGCTGTTGTGCGTGCTGGAGATGGTGAAAGACAAGGGGACCAAGGAGAAGCTTAGCACAGTGCCGGGGGCGTCGGCGAAGCTGAACCAGCGGCTGGCGGACAACGGGTTTTTGACTCGGACGGCGCCGTTCCTGTACGTGTGCCCGACGCTGACGGTGGGCCGGGCGCAGGTGGACGAGATTGTGGAGATAGTGAAGGATGGAGTGGAGTATATAGAGAGGGAGTTGGGGGTTTAGGGGGCAGATTGGTATAGGAGGGTAGGAGTTGTACCGCACCTTGAAAGGTGCGGCATAGGCCTGGTTGGTGGCGTTGAATCGGGCATAGTGGATGGTGGATTTGAGTACCGCGCACTGAAGTGCGCGGCATATATACCCTCGGTGGCTTTGCAGCGTACAGGGAGAAGGGATTAAAGGAAGGGCGCGGCGACCGCGCCCCTACATTCTGGTGGCTCAGATGAAATCTTGCAGGTGAGAGGATTGTTATGCCCGCACATTTTAATCGAGGGGCCACGTACAAAGAGGAGCCGGTCCTCCCCGACGATCCCCTCATCGACCTCCTGGCCCAGACCAACGCCAAGGTGGAGCACTTCGACCTCTCCGCCGACGGCAGGAAGCTGGCCTACGTCTCCGCCGAGTCCGGCGGCTACGACCTCTACACCTGCGACATCGACGGGGGCAATAAAAAACGCATCGTCACCATGTATCCCGAGGAGTGCCTGGGTCCCTCCTGGTCCCCCGATGGCCAGTGGATCGCCTACTGCGCTCGCGACAACATGTTCAAGGTCAAGGCCGACGGCTCCGAGCCTCCCATCAACCTCTCCTACGGCAGGGGGCCAGGCACCGCCCACGCCTTCCTAAGATGGACCCCCGACGGCAAACGCATCGTCTTCATCACCATCGGCCCCAACGGCTACATGCAGGTAGCCTCCGTATCCACGGAGATACCCAGGGGCAGGATTGCCATCAAATTCATCACCAACGAGGAGTTCAACTCCACTGACGTCTTCGTATCGCCCGACGGCAAGCACGTGGCCTTCATGTCGGACCGCTCGGGCTACGCCGACTTCAAGCGTATGGACGTGTGGATAGCCCCCATCGACGGCGGCGAAGCCAGGAACATGACCCCCAACACCTTCGAGCACTACGACTACCGCCCCCGCTGGTCCCCCGACGGCAAGAAGCTGGTCTACACCACTGACAAGAGCAACTTCAGGAAGATATGGGTGGTGGACATCGCCAGCGGCAAGGCCGCTTCCCTGACCGAAGGCCAGGGCGAGTACGACGAGTACAACCCCAGGTACTCCCCTGACGGGCAGTGGATAGCCTACGTGGCCAACATGGGCTGGAACTTCCACCTCATGAAGATAAAGGCTGACGGCTCCGGCAAACCTATCCAGCTAACTAAACGAGACGGGGTGCATGGGGGCATAGACGCCTATCAGGCTAGAGGGTCTATACGGTGGACGCCCGACTCCAAGAGCATCGTGTTCACCTTCATGAACCACGAGGTATGCTCAGACATCTGGAGCATCAGTGCCGAGGGAGGAGAGCCCAAGCAGATAACCAACCACATGCCCAAGGGACTC belongs to SAR202 cluster bacterium and includes:
- a CDS encoding amidase is translated as MVMKRSELPFLTVAEQSKLLKAKKLSPVEITEAYLERIEELNPKVAAYITVASDSAMKTAKKAEGEIAKGEYKGPLHGVPFAVKDQMWTKGVRTTNASTLLKDFVPDEDATIIARLKESGGVLLGKLNMSEFASGGRFKYPYGIPRNPWNTDYQPGSSSSGSGVATAASMCATSLGEDTSGSIRHPSSWSGVVGLRPTWGRLSRHRLYGVIWSMDQAGPMSRTVEDCAMTLQAVAGYDPKDPYTSKEPVPDYRKALTGKVKGLKVGLVNELTYDEQVVPDVRNATLEAVSVLKKLGAEVEEVSVPLSPMARVIFYAHMYVEMPALYDDWVHNRLEEFDYDAQVKYLTGLSLPAQYYYKIQRLRGMLRQQVLDALSYYDVLVSPTMRVPAPKIEKYKMPTSVEESKRLLTHGPDQTPTVPLSSVPALSVPCGFTKTGTKGLPIGLQIIGRPFEEATILNAAYAYEQATPWHKERPKI
- a CDS encoding aspartate aminotransferase family protein, whose amino-acid sequence is MTYKGIKQWLKTETFDSLRAEALDALWFPFQQWKDVAAQGGLRVITEGKGAKIKDFQGKEYYDGFAGLVLVNVGYGREEIAKAVYDQVKTLHYANAFAYTTVPTIKLSKKVASMMPGDLNKVFFTSGGSEAVETALKMARQYFVNIGQPKRHKFIARQTSYHGVSIGATAVNSAPQVKRQLFEPILPTNVRFAPQPLSYATGETPSQCAIRCAKAVEEIILKEGPETVAAVIGEPISLSAGVAVPGDEYWPMLRQICDKYGVLLIADEVINGFGRTGTMFAIEQFGMVPDMLTVAKGITSGYQPMGACIARTHIAEAFVGGAEKTFGHGYTYSGHPAAAAAGLVNIDILEREKLAENSAKMGQYLLDRLAPLKEHPTVGDIRGRGLLCVLEMVKDKGTKEKLSTVPGASAKLNQRLADNGFLTRTAPFLYVCPTLTVGRAQVDEIVEIVKDGVEYIERELGV
- a CDS encoding S9 family peptidase, whose amino-acid sequence is MPAHFNRGATYKEEPVLPDDPLIDLLAQTNAKVEHFDLSADGRKLAYVSAESGGYDLYTCDIDGGNKKRIVTMYPEECLGPSWSPDGQWIAYCARDNMFKVKADGSEPPINLSYGRGPGTAHAFLRWTPDGKRIVFITIGPNGYMQVASVSTEIPRGRIAIKFITNEEFNSTDVFVSPDGKHVAFMSDRSGYADFKRMDVWIAPIDGGEARNMTPNTFEHYDYRPRWSPDGKKLVYTTDKSNFRKIWVVDIASGKAASLTEGQGEYDEYNPRYSPDGQWIAYVANMGWNFHLMKIKADGSGKPIQLTKRDGVHGGIDAYQARGSIRWTPDSKSIVFTFMNHEVCSDIWSISAEGGEPKQITNHMPKGLSGFQFIKPALIKYKSRDGLEVPAWLYRPKDAGNKKTPLVVYARANTKGIHVNGFYPYIQYYLHKGYTVVCPLVRGSGGLGKRYEFLNFGDWGGGDIDDFAYSAYHLAEQGLIDKDKVVMQGGSTGGYFSLTMCFRYPDLLKASVCFYGAPDLIHFWRYSAGAGKPVLGDVVAGDRGGPDMAPEHWKGRSLIYNLEKVKTPLLFFWGDRDGYSVAMGDSFFRECKAQGKYAEYVQYNCEPHGWYHWRPEDVSDSIRRIAAHFKKFTGV